The genomic DNA GCATCCGCCACTTGTACCTGTTACAGTATAAGTTGTAGTTGCTGTTGGGCTTGCTACAACGCTTGCTCCTGATGTAGATGATAATCCTGTAGAAGGCGACCATGTATAATTTGTCCCCCCCGAGGCGGTTAGAGTTACATTGCCATTTAAACAGATGGTTGGATTTCCGGGAGAGATAGATACTGCAAGATTGTTTACTGCATTAACCGTAACCGAAGCAGTTCCTGAACATCCGCCGCTTGTACCTGTAACAGTATATGTCGTGGTCGTTGTAGGACTTGCAATAACTGATGCACCAGTAGTTGTTGATAATGCAGTTGATGGGGCCCAAGTGTAAGTACTTGCTCCGCCGGAAGCTGTAAGCGTAACAGGGTCTCCCGGACATATTGTTGGATTTACAGGGGTTATTGAAACACTCATGTTATTAGAAACATTAACAGTAACAGAGCCGGTTCCTGAACATCCGTTTAAACTACCGGAAACAGAATATGTTGTAGTAGTTGTAGGATTAGCAATTACTGTTGCTCCTGATGTTGTTGAAAGAGCAGTAGCCGGAGACCATGTATAGTTTCCTGCACCAGTAACAGTTAGGGATACCGGATCACCGGGGCAGATTGTTGGATTTGTAGGTGTAACAGATAATGAAACATTATTGTTAATGGTAACTGTAACATTGTTTGATGCTGTGGCGCCGCATTTATCTGTAATAGTTACAGTATATGTTGTAGTGCTGTTGGGTGTAACGTTATACGATGTTCCTGTACCTAAACTATTACTCCAATTATATGTATATGGTGTCATTCCTCCCGATCCCGATACGCTAATAGGTACCGTTGTTCCCTGGCAGACTGAAGTGTCGCCAGCTGTGGCAGCAACTAAAGGAGTATTATCGATAATAGATATAGTATAAACATTAGTTGAGCAAAAGGGGGAGACTGTTAAGGTTACCGTTTCGTTACCTTCTGATAAGCCATCCATTGTTGGAATAATTACTACAGCAACAGAATCAGAGCCTGCTGGTATAGTAACGCTAGTAGGTATTGAAGTATAATCAGTTCCATTAGTAGCAGAGCCACTAATAGTATAATTTATTACTAAAGGTGTTGTTTGAACAGTAGCAGTAGTAAAAGCAAAAATACCATTTACGCAACCTTCTACAGCGTTATTCCCAAAGGTCGTGTTGGAGTAAGATGGGGTAACTACAAGTCCTCCTGCATCAAAACTATTTGCTTCAAGAAATACTCCAGAATCGTAATTTGCATCTCCAACATCTGCTATTGCAATTTTAATATGATATGTTTGGCATGGTGTCACACTATGAGTTGCTGTAAGAACTGTTGTAAATCCATCAAAAACTATGGTGCTTCCAGTATTGTTTATATATAAATTAGAATAGTTCAATCCATAAGATGGGCAAGCTTGTTCAGACCATGTTCCTTCACTACCATTATTAATTGTATTTATTGCAACAGGATATGACGTTCCAGGAATAAGAGCAATATTTACAGCGTTGTTTGTGTATGTTCCAGTAATACCTGGGCCGCTTAAAAAGAAGCCAAAAACATCATTATATGATGAGCAGACAAATTCTGGGTATTCTTCAGATCCGAAAACATAACGAAAAGAAACAGTATTAGATGTCGGAACAAAATCGAATTCTAAAACAGCAGCTTCATAAGTATGATTAGTTGTTAAGGAATTGAGGTCGACATCTCCATCAGAACCAGGATAATCAGCCATTTGTGTGCTTGCAGCAGCAGCAGTATGATTAACATTGCCTGTTGCTAAAACAACTCCAGAAGTAAGACCAAGATTTGTAGCAGTGGTACCTGTTGTAAATGATCCTATTTGTCCGGTTGCTCCGGTAGTACCTGTAAATT from Bacteroidales bacterium includes the following:
- a CDS encoding choice-of-anchor L domain-containing protein encodes the protein MNKFPDILKVWLPLIILFFSINGYSQLNINTSLTPAQLVQDVLISGGVSISNVKFTGTTGATGQIGSFTTGTTATNLGLTSGVVLATGNVNHTAAAASTQMADYPGSDGDVDLNSLTTNHTYEAAVLEFDFVPTSNTVSFRYVFGSEEYPEFVCSSYNDVFGFFLSGPGITGTYTNNAVNIALIPGTSYPVAINTINNGSEGTWSEQACPSYGLNYSNLYINNTGSTIVFDGFTTVLTATHSVTPCQTYHIKIAIADVGDANYDSGVFLEANSFDAGGLVVTPSYSNTTFGNNAVEGCVNGIFAFTTATVQTTPLVINYTISGSATNGTDYTSIPTSVTIPAGSDSVAVVIIPTMDGLSEGNETVTLTVSPFCSTNVYTISIIDNTPLVAATAGDTSVCQGTTVPISVSGSGGMTPYTYNWSNSLGTGTSYNVTPNSTTTYTVTITDKCGATASNNVTVTINNNVSLSVTPTNPTICPGDPVSLTVTGAGNYTWSPATALSTTSGATVIANPTTTTTYSVSGSLNGCSGTGSVTVNVSNNMSVSITPVNPTICPGDPVTLTASGGASTYTWAPSTALSTTTGASVIASPTTTTTYTVTGTSGGCSGTASVTVNAVNNLAVSISPGNPTICLNGNVTLTASGGTNYTWSPSTGLSSTSGASVVASPTATTTYTVTGTSGGCSATASVTVILASNLTISVNPNPAEICPGANVSLTASGGQTYIWSPSTGLSSTTGTTVTAYPTTTQIYTVNGANNAGCTGSTTVTVNVSPISATTVSTDENCGHSNGTATVTPAGFCNDTWTYIWNTLPNQQTNPIATNLSAGTYTVSVYCGACVTTTSATVSNIPGPSVSIISITHTRCNMANGAATALATGGDGNYSYLWSNNQTGPSLTNVSGGTYYVTVTDGNSCQATNTVIINPSPVPIPAITGTINASCGFSDGSATVTATNGTAPYFYLWDNNTTSATLTNVPTGTYYVTVSDINSCTATISTNIGENPGPTVTASSENEVCDKKNGTATASANGGVGTFTYLWNDGQTTQTAIELVAGLYTVTISDGGCSASATVDVAEIPGPTASYTAVPKVLTYMDGPITFFDNSSGMIDSLFWEFGDGNYGEGSTISHQYENLGTYYVTLIIIDNNGCADTIRDSVRVTEIYTLYIPNSFTPNDDGFNDTWSAEGINVDPDNFRLTIYDRWGKEVFKTTKWDAIAKQSEGWNGTYNNSGNIKDVVMDVYVYRILCNEIDGPKHEYIGRISLIP